The sequence CTTAGATTTAAAATACAAAAAATATTATAAACTAAAAATTATTATTTGTTAATAAAAAATTTTATATAACTATTATCAATCTTTTCGACTCAATTTACAATTGAAATTAAATAAGAATTTTTTATTTTCAGACCAATTTTTAGTATTAATTAATATATTAAAATAATCATAATATTAAATTACATTAAATTTATACTGAATTGGAGATAATTATGAAAAAAATTATAAGTTCAGACATAAATAGACAAGATAGACTTCCTCCAGGTCAAAGATGGATTGAAAAACCGATCGTGTATGACATAAAAAAGGTCCCAGAAGTAGATCTGCCCTCCTTTAGATTTAGAATATTTGGTTTTGTAGAAAGTGAATTGATAATGAGTTTTGATGAAATAAAAAAACTCGAACCTATAGAACTAATTGCCGATTTTCACTGCGTTACCACATGGAGCGTAAAAAATATATTATGGGAAGGAGTACAAACAAAAGAACTCATAAAGACATGCAGGCCAAAAGAGAACGCAAAATACGTTATAGTACACTGCCGTGAAGGCTACACCACGAATTTTCCCTTAAGTTATCTTTTTGAAGAAGACTCTATAATCGCTTGGAAAATGAATTCTATGGCTATCCCGAGATCAAATGGTTATCCATTGAGAATCGTAATACCAAAGCTGTATGCCTGGAAAAGTGCTAAATACGTGGAATCAATAGAATTAGTCGAACAAGATATCCCAGGATTTTGGGAAGAAAGAGGGTATCACATGAGAGGCAATCCATGGCTCGAAGAAAGATATCAATAATCATTTAAAAAGGCTCGCAACTACCTGGACAATTCCCAACAGTGCTCCTATAGGAACCCCCAAGAGTTCTATTATCCTAAATTCCCTGTCCATTATACCAAAAACAAGGTTTTCCATTTCATCTACTGAAAAACTATCTATTTTTTCTTTCACTATCAATTTTACATCTACATGGGATATCAAAAGAGATATCCAATCCTTAATATATACATACAACCTGTTAATTACATCCTTTAAAATTAGTTCAACATCTAATCCCATATTCTCAAAAAAGAGAACGATATTCCCAATTTTCTTCGAAAGGATGTATTCAACAATTACATGAACTTTTTTATTCGCTTTATCAGAACTTAAAATCTCGTAAAGCCAGGTTTTAAAACTTTCTCTTTTAGAAAGATATAAATTTTTAAAATAAATTTTTTCTTTGTTTTCATCAAGATAATTTAGCAAACTAAATAAAACTTTTTCAAACACACTATAATTAAAACATTCTAAAATTTTTAGTTTATATATTTTAAGCCTTAAGTCATCAATATTCGGTTCAAAAAAAATGAATACTTTTTCATAAAAAATGAAAAAGTTATTAGCTGTTATAATTTCATTTACCTTTTTGTTCATTAGATCATTTACACTTGATTTTATGCCTTCAACAATAACTTCATTTGAAGTTATTTCATCTCTTAATGTAACAATAATTTTTTTAATCTTATCAGAAATATAATTTGGTGCAAAAGCATTTGCATAGAAAAACAAAGCCTCTTCAACAATACCTTTTTTTGAAGCCCTAATTTCTTCTTCAATAAAAGATGCTACCTTTTCAACAAATTCATCATCGCTTAACTTCGTATGCAGCCAGCTAATAATAAAGTTTACTATTAGACTTGAACTGGGTATTATCTCGTTTAAACGCTTTTCTGATAGTTTAGAATAAAGTACTTCTTGAAAATCATTTTGCAGATATTGCTTGATCTTTTTGAAAACCAGGTCAAGATTTTCATTTCCGAATACGTCAGCTAAAGTTTTTTCAACTAAAAGGTTGTCAAATTTTTCTTTTATTTCATCTCGCAAAGTTATTATTTCAGATCTTATTTTTTCTAAATCAACAAGCTTATTTAATGGATTAGATAATATCTTTAAAACAATAGAGTCTATAAAAAGCACTATATTGTTTAAATTTTTATCATATAATCTTACAATCATAGATCTAAATCTTGAAGATTTATCTTTAAAACATTCTTTTGCAGTTCCAAAATCATTATTTAATAAAGAATAAAGAAAATCTACCAGAGATTTTTTTATCCTTTCAGATTTATTTTCAAGCATGTTTAAAATGGAATTGTGATTTATTAATTCCTTTTCAACTACATTTGAAAGTCTTTCACTTATTTCAAATTTTGATTTTGGTACTATTCCCTGATAACCAAATCTCTTTTTTTTTGGATTAAATATCATCCATACAGCAACAACGTTAGTAACGTATCCTACAAGAGCACCAAGAAAGATTGGCATTATGAGTAAAAAAAGTTCAAATTTAAATAAATTCCCAAAAATAAATAAAAGAATATATGGAATTAATAAAGAAAAAAATACTCTATCAAATTTCAAACTATCACCCTTAATAAAATTGATTAAAAGCAATTTTAAATATAACATATATGGTATAAATATTTAAATTTTAGGAGTATATAGTGATCTCAAAACAATTTGAAAAAAATGTAATGACATTAGGAAAAGAGAATCAGATAAAACTTTTTCACTCTACCGTGTCCATTGTTGGAATGGGTGGCCTTGGGGGCTTTGTACTTGAACACCTTGTCAGATTAGGAGTGGGTCATATAAAAATTGTAGACAAGGACATTTTTGAGGAGTCAAACTTAAATAGACAAATACTCTCAGATAACAACTCTCTTGGCAAACCAAAGGTAGAAATAGCCAAAATCAAGGCAAAGAATATAAACAAAAAAATTATAATAGACTCATTTGAGACTGAATTCAATGAAGACACTGCAGATAAAATATTAAAAGGTTCAAATGTGGCAGTAGATGCACTCGATAATAACAATTCCAGGTCACTGTTATTCAGAGTTGCCAAAAGCCTTGGTATACCCGTAGTCCATGCAGCAGTATCAATGACTTCTGGAGAGGTAAAGGTTTTCTTCCCAGAGGACAAAATAATTGACTTTAAGAAAAATAAAGGTACAGAAGAACATATGGGAGTAATTTCACCTACCGTCGCAATAGCCGCATCAATTCAGGCAATGGAAGTGGTAAAAATTTTGACAAATAAAGGCAATGTTCTAAAAAAGGGATTTTATTTTGATTTGATGGATAATTTTTATTCTGTAATTTAGTAAAAATATACAATATATAGCATAATACTAAAATTTTAAATATAATTTAAACGCCTTTATTAAAATTTTCTTAAACATTAAAATATTTTAAATCCTAAAATTTAATCTTTTATAATTGTGATATACTAATTTTAAAATAAAATAAAAGGGGTGATATACTTTGAAGTTTTTGAGTTTTTTGTTAGCTTTTTTGTTTCTTATATCAGTTCAATCAAGCGCTTATGCTGTAAACGAGCTCTCAAGCCTTGCTGAAAGCAACAACACCTTTGCTTTTAATATGCTTAGGGAATTAAATTCAGATAAAAATATAGTCTTCTCGCCTTTTAGCATATATACGGCTCTTTCTATTGCATCTTTAGGGGCAGGTGGTATTACAAGAGAAGAGTTTGACAAAGTTCTAAATAACAATTTGTCTCTTGAACAGTTTCACCAGTCTTACAAGGATATAATAGATAGCGCTTCAATTGGATCAAACAAGTTTAATATTGCAAATGCCATATGGCTTGACAGCGGCTTTCAACCAGAAGAAGATTTTTTGAACAGTGCCACTAACTTATTTGATTCTCACATTGAAAATTTAGACTTCCAACAAAATCCTAAGGATAGCTCGGACACTATTAACTCGTGGATAGAACAAAACACAAATGGCCTTATAAAAAATTTGTTAAGTCCAGGCAGTATAAATAGCAATACTCGTATGATTTTAACCAATGCAATATACTTTAAAGGCAATTGGGAGAAGGCGTTTAATCCCAAAGAAGATTCAGATCTAAATTTTTATGTTACATCTGACAAACCAGTAAAGACAACTTTTATGCAGCAAGATGGAGTATTTTTTTATTACGAAAATCAATCAAAAAAATTATTACAGTTAGATTATAAAGGAAACAGTCTTTCTTTAGTAATAATTTTGCCAGAAAAAAATATAGATAATTTCATAAAAAATTTAAGTGACGAAGAATTTAGATCTTTATTAAGAAGTACAAAACCAGAGATGTTGGATATAAAGATTCCAAAATTCAAGTTCATTTTCACATCAGATTTAACCAAACAACTAACCGATTTGGGAATAAAATCAGCTTTTACTACTAATGCAGATTTCTCAGGCATAGCCAAATCTGAAGATCTTTATATTTCTGACGTCGTCCACCAAGCATATATAGATGTAAATGAAGCTGGTACAGAAGCTGCTGCAACCACATCTATAGGTTTTGTTACAACAGCTTACAATCCTATACCAGTAAAAAACTTTATAGCTGATCGCCCATTTATATTTGCAATAATGGACAACAAAACAAAAACAATTTTATTTTTAGGAAAAATTTTAAATCCACAATAAAGGAGGCTATTTAATGAAATTGTTAAGGTTTTTTTCAATTTTTAGCATTATATTATTATTTTTTACTCTTCTTGAATCCCTTGATAGGGTATCGTATGCAAGTACTACATGTCCAGAAAACGACATAAATTGTGTTTTAAGCTCTCTTGACAGCTCAGATTACGTAAAGTTTACAAAATCTGAAACAGAATATGGCTTAACTATAGAAGAAAGCGAATTAAGCGTTGAAACATACAACGAAAATGAAAACTCCAAGCCATGGTTCTTGGGTCACCAGATTCCTGAAAATGCAAAGTATTATGTAACAGGAAAATTGACTCTATTTAGAGGCTTTAAAGCAACTCCAGAAAACTCTATTTTCAAAACACTATTAGAACAATATCCAGATTTAAGGGGTAAAGACCTTTCATCATTGGTAGGAGACAGTTTCGAATGTATATTTAACACTAAGGATGATCTAAAGGATTTTCTTACCAATGGCCTAAGTGAGAAATACGTCAGTGATGGCAAGTTAATTACAGATCTTGAAAAGATAGAAAATATTAAATCAGATAGCTGGAGACCAATCAATCACACAATTGTTAAAAAACCTGCAATATATCTCTATCCTACTGCAGATAGCACAATTAGCGTATCAATAGATCCAAATGGCAAAATTACAAAGACTATTCCTGACTATAATGGAAAATGGACGGTAAATGTAACGAAGAATGGCAAAATAGATAAAAAGTATGATTATCTATTTTATGAAGCTACTTTAAATGAAGGCTTCACGCCAACTGAGGGTTGGGTTGTAAATTACAATGACCTTAGTCTGTTTTTTGACAAATTCCTTCCAGTATTAGGATTGAACAAGAAAGAGACAGCACAATTCAAAGAATACTGGCTCAAAGAGTTAAAAAGAGCTAACTATTATCTGATAAGTCCTGTATCAAAGGAATTCATTGAAAAAAATCTAAAGTTAGAAGTCACCCCTTCTCCAGATACTGTAATAAGAGTAATATTATACTTCAGCCCTATTAATAACCCAATTGATATAAAAACACCTGTTTTAGAAAAGCCCACAAGAAATGGCTTTACCCTTGTAGAATGGGGAGGCATATTGGAAGATAAAATTAAATAATAAGCTTAACAATAAGTCAACGGTGCGCAATTAATGGGCGCAATTTCTTGCGCCCATATTTTTTTAGAAGCTTACGTCCATCTGAATGTAATATCTTTGATCGGTATCAAGCTGCATTGGGTTAAAAGTATAATATACCTGGTTTGTTACATCAGTAGCATAAGGCTTTTTACCTTTCCAGTATTCATAGTTAAATTTCAAAGTAGTATTCTTTGCTATAGGCAGTATATACCATACCTGATAGAAATCCTTCCAGGAGGTATCAGAGCTAGAGTAGAAAAATGCTACAGGATTATACCATTTGTTGTTTCCGAAATAAAAATCACCCCACAAATAACCAACAGGAAGTTTATACAATGCTCCAATTCTCCAAGCACCGCCATTTACAGAATTCATCCCAGAATAAGTATAATTTGCTGAAGAACCAGCAATTCCAGCAGGCATATCTACGCTTGTGCCCTCGTAGCCAGCCCAGAAATTAATTCCGTAAAAGTTGAAATCAGATTGGATTGTCCACCAATTATACTTTCCATACTGAGGATTGGAAGCCGAAATAGACGTTACATTGTTAGAAAAATAGGTAAACTTAGGCATTGTGCCATAATCAGCTTCCAAACCTATAGCATTAAAAATCTTTGACTTAAAGCTTGCAATATAGGCGTCTCTATCCTTTAAGCCATACGTCTCATTGCTCGCTGTTATCAAGCCATCATCAAAAAACTTCACCCATGCAAGTGAAAGATTGGACTGTGGTAAGAAATTATTCAGGTCAAACCTTACTATTGCACCTTCAGTCTCTGAATCAAGAAAGAATTTATTGAAGTATTGACCGTCAACCATAGTAGGCAACCTTCCAAGCAAAAGGGTTACCGGATATGGATTTAAATTCCATGTAATAAATGACCTTTCTACAAATAACCTATTGTCGTTGTCATTGTATCCTGAAGTAATAGCTCCAGTCTTTGGATTTCCAAAGGGACTTGAGAGATCGCCTGTTCCATTTACACCTGCGTTCTTCTCCATTGTGAGCCTGCCGGTATACGTTATATTGTCTGCAACTGGTGCATTAACGTTTAGCCTTATATAGTAGCGCATAAATGTATCTTCTTTATCTAAGGGCTTTGTAGTTTGTGCACCACTTGGATATAGACCGTTTACAACAGGTAGCACGTAAGATCCGTTAATTGTGGTGCCTGGCAAATTTTGAGTCGTATACCCTAAAGAAGCAACCTTATATGGCTCACCAAGTGCATAGAAAGTTTGTTTTCGATAGGCAAGCCTAAATCTTGCATCACCAGTAAAGTTTACTGTGTCAAGAGCTGCTTTCTTCTCAAGTGCTGCAACTCTGACGTTTAAAGATGCAAGTTCTGACTTAAACTCTTGGGCTAACTTCATAAGCGTTGCGATGTCGTTAGAATTAAGCTCTATCTTTTGATCCTGTGCGTTCTGGCCTTTTTCATACATGTCGAGCATTCTTGCAACTACCATTGCCATCTCATAACGGGTGGCTGTTCTCTCACCTCTGAATGTTCCATCGCCATAACCAATGACCAATCCCTTTGCTGCTAAGCCTTGCACTGCCTTATATGCCCAAGAATTAGCAGGCACGTCTGAGAATGGCCCTGCAAATGCAGATGAAGTTAACAAAAAAAAGAATAATAGAGCAAAAAACAATGAAAATTTTCTCAACTCATCTCCTCCTCACATGAAAACTGAAAAACTAAGCTAAGCTAAAAATTCACCTCCCTTTTAAAAAATTAGAACATTTATTTAAAAAGATTTGAATTAGATTAAATTATAATTAAAATTAGATTAGTGTCAACAAATCGAATTGTTTTATAAAAGAAAAAGAAATACAAACATAAAAAAAACTCTTATTTAATTTTAAAGAAAAAAAATAATACCCCTCTTCCCTTTAAAACGCATTCAAAAAAATCTATCAAAATCTTCTTTATAGAATTTTAGATATGACCCTGTTAAAATTTCATTATACTTAAGTCTATTTATTTTTTTCTATCATCTCCTCTACTTCTTTTGCCCCCTCTTCATAATATTTTTCCTCATCTGGAGACAATTCTTTCAAAAGTCTTAGAAATTCTCCAGCATGCACTCTTTCTTCATTAGCTATGTCTATTAAAACATCTTTAGCTAACTTATTATCTGTGGATTCAGCTAGTTGCATATATAATTGTATTGCCTCGTATTCTGCAGCTACCATAAAACGTATCGCTCTTATAAGTTCCTCATTTGTAATCTTGTTTTTATTAGCAAGTCCAGCAAATGGCGTACCAAAATCAGGCATACTATAATCTCCTTTTTTTATTTTTAAATAAAAAAATTATAGCATAATTAACAAATCAAAATTTATCTTTGTTCTTATAAAATATTTCTAATATCTTTATTGAAATCTTTTTTAAATAGCATACAATTAAATTTTTGTCCTTTTAAGTTTTATTAAATTATTTAAATAAATTAACGCTAATGCTGTTAATATAAGGAATATCCCTATAATTTCATTTTCTCCAGGAGCTTCCCCAAGATGATACCACGCCTCAATGATTGAAAAAATTGGAACAAGTAAAGAAGTCAATCCTAATACTGAAGGAGAAATATTTTTTAGAAGATATAGCCACAAAAACCAGGCAAAACCAGTTGCAAGAACTCCAATAAAAAATAAAGCAAGAACGAGAGTTAAGTTAACTTCAATTGGTTTTGATATTTTAACAAAAAAAGAAAAAAGAAAAACACCTAAAAAACCGAATAACATCTGCCAGAAAGAAAGATTAATACCATCTATCTTTTCTTTACTTCTCCATATAAAAACTGCAACAATGTTTGCTGCAGCCCATGATAATCCCCCTAATAAAGCAGCAATATAACTAAAAAAATCAGAATGTGAGGCCCATGGTTTCAAAATAAAAAATAGTCCTAATAAAGCCAAAACAAAGGATATCTCTTGTAAAATAGAGAATTTTTCTTTTAAAAACAACACAGAAAAAAGTATAGTCCAAAATGGCATAGAATAAATAAGAAGAACTACTTTTCCAGCTCCACCTTGAACCAGCGCTAAATTATAAAAGATCATCAACAAAGAGTTTTGCAAAAAACCAAGGATAATGACTAACCATATATTCTTAGGTATTGTTAATTTTTTCAAAGAAAGCACAATTACAAATAAAAACATAGCCCCAATAAGAGTTCTTAACAAAGAGAGTTCAAAGGGATCAATGTATAAAAGCGCAACCTTAGTAACAATTGCTGTATAAGACCATATTATTATTAAAATAAAAAACAAAAAATTAGAAAATAGGTTGTTCATAAAGTAAATTTTAACATCAAAATTTCAAAAGGATAAGCAAAGCTTTAGTAAGAGATAGTTAATTCTAAAACCAAAAAGTTAAAAATAAAACCTGGCTGCATTTAGATTCTCCCAAAAATACTTACTTAGGAAGAAATAAATTTACAAATATCAAAGGTTATTAGTAGCTATTGTTTGTCTTGGCCTCTAATGGAATTCTTGTCTACGTATGGAGCCAGTACAAAGCCTTCGCCTGGGAATACTGAAATGGGATTGCCATCCTTCAAAAAAACAACTTTCTTTACCCCAGGAAAACTCTCACAAGTATATACAATTTGCTTAAGAATATTACTAACCCTAAAAGAACCCCTTGCTTCGTAAAAAGAAGCAGGCAAGTCAAGCAAAACCTTATCTCCTTCTAAAATTACCTTATTAGGAGTCACCTTTGGCAATTCAGAAAAGTATCCACTTTTTCTCTCCTCTTCTGAAGGACCTCTGAAAAGAGAATCAATTAATTCAGAAATTGTACCAACCTGTTTT comes from Thermodesulfobium acidiphilum and encodes:
- a CDS encoding sulfite oxidase-like oxidoreductase, with translation MKKIISSDINRQDRLPPGQRWIEKPIVYDIKKVPEVDLPSFRFRIFGFVESELIMSFDEIKKLEPIELIADFHCVTTWSVKNILWEGVQTKELIKTCRPKENAKYVIVHCREGYTTNFPLSYLFEEDSIIAWKMNSMAIPRSNGYPLRIVIPKLYAWKSAKYVESIELVEQDIPGFWEERGYHMRGNPWLEERYQ
- a CDS encoding DUF445 family protein — its product is MKFDRVFFSLLIPYILLFIFGNLFKFELFLLIMPIFLGALVGYVTNVVAVWMIFNPKKKRFGYQGIVPKSKFEISERLSNVVEKELINHNSILNMLENKSERIKKSLVDFLYSLLNNDFGTAKECFKDKSSRFRSMIVRLYDKNLNNIVLFIDSIVLKILSNPLNKLVDLEKIRSEIITLRDEIKEKFDNLLVEKTLADVFGNENLDLVFKKIKQYLQNDFQEVLYSKLSEKRLNEIIPSSSLIVNFIISWLHTKLSDDEFVEKVASFIEEEIRASKKGIVEEALFFYANAFAPNYISDKIKKIIVTLRDEITSNEVIVEGIKSSVNDLMNKKVNEIITANNFFIFYEKVFIFFEPNIDDLRLKIYKLKILECFNYSVFEKVLFSLLNYLDENKEKIYFKNLYLSKRESFKTWLYEILSSDKANKKVHVIVEYILSKKIGNIVLFFENMGLDVELILKDVINRLYVYIKDWISLLISHVDVKLIVKEKIDSFSVDEMENLVFGIMDREFRIIELLGVPIGALLGIVQVVASLFK
- a CDS encoding HesA/MoeB/ThiF family protein, producing the protein MISKQFEKNVMTLGKENQIKLFHSTVSIVGMGGLGGFVLEHLVRLGVGHIKIVDKDIFEESNLNRQILSDNNSLGKPKVEIAKIKAKNINKKIIIDSFETEFNEDTADKILKGSNVAVDALDNNNSRSLLFRVAKSLGIPVVHAAVSMTSGEVKVFFPEDKIIDFKKNKGTEEHMGVISPTVAIAASIQAMEVVKILTNKGNVLKKGFYFDLMDNFYSVI
- a CDS encoding serpin family protein gives rise to the protein MKFLSFLLAFLFLISVQSSAYAVNELSSLAESNNTFAFNMLRELNSDKNIVFSPFSIYTALSIASLGAGGITREEFDKVLNNNLSLEQFHQSYKDIIDSASIGSNKFNIANAIWLDSGFQPEEDFLNSATNLFDSHIENLDFQQNPKDSSDTINSWIEQNTNGLIKNLLSPGSINSNTRMILTNAIYFKGNWEKAFNPKEDSDLNFYVTSDKPVKTTFMQQDGVFFYYENQSKKLLQLDYKGNSLSLVIILPEKNIDNFIKNLSDEEFRSLLRSTKPEMLDIKIPKFKFIFTSDLTKQLTDLGIKSAFTTNADFSGIAKSEDLYISDVVHQAYIDVNEAGTEAAATTSIGFVTTAYNPIPVKNFIADRPFIFAIMDNKTKTILFLGKILNPQ
- a CDS encoding DUF3373 family protein; the protein is MRKFSLFFALLFFFLLTSSAFAGPFSDVPANSWAYKAVQGLAAKGLVIGYGDGTFRGERTATRYEMAMVVARMLDMYEKGQNAQDQKIELNSNDIATLMKLAQEFKSELASLNVRVAALEKKAALDTVNFTGDARFRLAYRKQTFYALGEPYKVASLGYTTQNLPGTTINGSYVLPVVNGLYPSGAQTTKPLDKEDTFMRYYIRLNVNAPVADNITYTGRLTMEKNAGVNGTGDLSSPFGNPKTGAITSGYNDNDNRLFVERSFITWNLNPYPVTLLLGRLPTMVDGQYFNKFFLDSETEGAIVRFDLNNFLPQSNLSLAWVKFFDDGLITASNETYGLKDRDAYIASFKSKIFNAIGLEADYGTMPKFTYFSNNVTSISASNPQYGKYNWWTIQSDFNFYGINFWAGYEGTSVDMPAGIAGSSANYTYSGMNSVNGGAWRIGALYKLPVGYLWGDFYFGNNKWYNPVAFFYSSSDTSWKDFYQVWYILPIAKNTTLKFNYEYWKGKKPYATDVTNQVYYTFNPMQLDTDQRYYIQMDVSF
- a CDS encoding ferritin family protein, translating into MPDFGTPFAGLANKNKITNEELIRAIRFMVAAEYEAIQLYMQLAESTDNKLAKDVLIDIANEERVHAGEFLRLLKELSPDEEKYYEEGAKEVEEMIEKNK
- a CDS encoding DMT family transporter, encoding MNNLFSNFLFFILIIIWSYTAIVTKVALLYIDPFELSLLRTLIGAMFLFVIVLSLKKLTIPKNIWLVIILGFLQNSLLMIFYNLALVQGGAGKVVLLIYSMPFWTILFSVLFLKEKFSILQEISFVLALLGLFFILKPWASHSDFFSYIAALLGGLSWAAANIVAVFIWRSKEKIDGINLSFWQMLFGFLGVFLFSFFVKISKPIEVNLTLVLALFFIGVLATGFAWFLWLYLLKNISPSVLGLTSLLVPIFSIIEAWYHLGEAPGENEIIGIFLILTALALIYLNNLIKLKRTKI
- a CDS encoding GerMN domain-containing protein, coding for MRKLLVLILIIGLFFLGGCNENQNNSNQQGVNNAKPNTSQQSVSPVNHNQRYEAMIYWEQEGKIVPVRKQVGTISELIDSLFRGPSEEERKSGYFSELPKVTPNKVILEGDKVLLDLPASFYEARGSFRVSNILKQIVYTCESFPGVKKVVFLKDGNPISVFPGEGFVLAPYVDKNSIRGQDKQ